The following are encoded together in the Pseudoalteromonas piscicida genome:
- a CDS encoding sensor histidine kinase, whose translation MGQTVGSPFSGDNWKKNVRLACICILIGLVIYAIGWAKYPVISVLISLGVGFTIRLSRFWLATNYPNMKLATQYAVALILSFLVWGLTPILLSVIKSSGGYVDDLQQYLGIFFVGGFIMVVVSFIYYRSEQTSQLRRSLYQFELEQVQKDKLLLETQLRLLQSQIEPHFLFNTLANIQALIAVDAKQASKMLSALTSLLRQSLDRTRTEWLTLGHELRFNKAYLAIQKIRLGDRLHIEYDVTDKITDDILFPPMLLQPIIENAVTHGIEQIKSGGTLKLIIKRAEQNVIIIVSNDCNIGGSKRKGTNVGLKNVQQRMEQLYGDQAKLVYDDSQAGQVRVTLEVPINVSTHKSGNR comes from the coding sequence ATGGGTCAGACAGTCGGTTCACCATTTAGTGGTGACAATTGGAAGAAAAATGTTCGGTTAGCATGTATATGCATCCTAATCGGATTGGTGATTTACGCAATTGGGTGGGCTAAGTACCCGGTGATCTCGGTACTGATCTCTCTTGGGGTTGGGTTTACCATTCGATTATCTCGATTTTGGTTAGCGACAAATTACCCTAATATGAAGCTGGCTACACAATATGCCGTCGCGCTGATTTTATCATTTTTAGTCTGGGGCTTAACGCCTATTCTGCTGAGTGTAATAAAGAGTTCTGGTGGGTATGTTGATGATCTACAGCAGTATTTAGGGATTTTTTTTGTTGGTGGCTTCATCATGGTGGTAGTAAGTTTTATCTACTACCGCAGTGAACAAACCTCTCAATTAAGACGTTCTCTTTATCAGTTTGAACTCGAGCAAGTGCAGAAAGATAAGCTATTACTCGAAACCCAACTTAGGCTACTTCAATCTCAAATTGAACCGCATTTTCTTTTTAATACACTGGCGAATATCCAAGCGCTGATTGCGGTTGACGCGAAGCAAGCGAGTAAAATGCTATCAGCGTTAACTTCCTTGTTGAGGCAAAGCCTTGATCGAACTCGAACTGAGTGGCTGACACTTGGGCATGAGCTCAGATTTAATAAAGCTTATTTGGCTATACAAAAAATTCGACTAGGCGATCGTCTCCATATTGAGTACGATGTGACAGATAAAATCACTGACGATATTTTGTTTCCACCGATGTTGTTACAACCGATCATAGAAAATGCGGTAACACACGGCATCGAGCAGATTAAATCAGGTGGTACGCTGAAACTAATAATAAAGCGTGCTGAGCAGAATGTGATTATTATCGTGTCGAACGATTGCAATATCGGGGGCAGTAAACGCAAGGGCACTAATGTCGGCCTGAAAAACGTGCAACAGCGAATGGAGCAACTTTACGGGGATCAAGCGAAGCTAGTTTATGACGATAGCCAAGCGGGACAGGTTCGCGTAACTTTGGAGGTACCTATTAATGTCTCAACTCATAAAAGCGGTAATCGCTGA